The region TTGTCAGTCTCAATTTGAATCTAGCAGATCCAAACCCGATGGCGCAGGCGTCGCAGTGGTTAAGTCAGCAGTGGCAAGGATTGGATGGGCAGCGATCGCCCTCCCCTGGCTTTCAGATTCTTGGGATTGAACACTTAACTCGTCAGCCTGCTCCGGTGCAAAAGCGGTTTCTGACTCATTTGCAGGCAATTGAGTACTATATGCCAACCCTGGAGTGTACGCTGCTCCTATGGGTTCCTCGCCCCTGGCTAGTTAGCATTCGCCAATCTGCTCCTACATTTTGGGAATGGCACACTGCTCTATTTGAATTTGAGGGAGATCCTACTCCTGTTCGTTCATCGCAATCAACACGACCAGTTACCAATCCGACCATTACTCGACTGCAACTTGCCAAAATTGAGCCGTGGGCAGGTTCAAAGATTTCTACAGCCCAATCGAGCGATCACCCCGAAGAGAATCTTGCTCCCTCGATTGAGCATCCCCAAGCCATTTCATCTGATATCGACTCGGTAGAGGTAGAAGAAACGGCACTGCTGCTTGATAGTGAGCCGTTTCCTGAAGCTGTTTGGGATATTTTGACCCAAGACTTGGCGCAACTGAATTCGATTGGGTTGCAGGAGAGATTAGAGGAGGAGATAGGCGTTACGAAGCAGGAGTCGGAACCCAAGATCCTCAGCCCAGTTGCTTCTTTGTTGAAACAACATATTCTTGCTGCGCTAGAAAAGGACCCCAAATCTGAACAGCACCAGTTTGGACTGGATACCCTACACCGAATTGAACAATTGCAGCAACAGCAGGTTCCGCCTAATGCTTTGGCAGCGGCTTATTATGCATTGGGTAGAGCTTATCGGGAATGCATTGAGCAGGGTGATACTTCGGATCACACGCTGGCGATCGCGATTGCTGCTCATCAACAAACCCTGGATTTGTTGGAGCGTGATGAGGGGTTGGGGGCAGATGTTGCTAATGACTTAGGCAATCTTTACTGGATGAAGTCGCGCAATTCTGTGGAGGCTGATGTGCAACTGCACAGCCTGGAACAAGCGATTCAAGCTTATCAAATTGCGTTGACCAAAACCAATCTTCAAGAGCATCCCAAAACCCGGGCAATGATCCAGAACAATCTGGGATCTGCTTATGGAGACCTGGCACAGCACCGGGAACCCGCTGAGAATTTGCAAAAGTCTGTCCAAGCCTATGAAGCTGCTTTGCAATATCGTTCAGCCACGGAAGAACCTGCTCGCTATGCTGCTACACAAAACAACCTAGGGACTGCTTGCTGGAACTTGGCACAACATCGCCAACCTGTAGTTTACCTGAAACAGGCGATCGCCGCTTACGAGAAAGCCCTACATTACTACACCCCTGATAATGAACCGCTTAGTTATGCCATGATTCAAAACAATGTGGGCACTGCCTACTGGAACCTGGCACATCACATCCAACCTGGCAAGAATCAGGCTTCGGCAACAGGTGCATCCCCTGAAGTGTTGTTGCGGCTTGCGATCGCGGCTTACCAAAACGCCCTGGTGTATCGGACTCTCGAAGCTGCCCCGATTGCATATGCTGCGACTCAAAACAATCTAGGTACTGCCCACTGGGATCTCGCCTGTTTACCCAACCTTTCGCAAAAAGACCGCCAAGAGCACTTGCAGTCCGCTATTACTGCCTACGAAGCCGCGATCTCAGCGGTTGACATACTAACGATTCAGTCATCCCAGCGTCCGGCTTTAACGTTTGATATATTTGCCACTTATAACAATCTGGGGCTTGCCTACTACCAACTGGCAACCGATCCAAAAAGTAATCTGGCTGCGAATGAGCGGCGATCACATCTGGAAGCAGCATTGAAATACCATCTCAAATCCTTGGAAGGATGGGATCACCTGACCGACTTTCAACAAACGACCCTAGACTTCATCGTGCAAACGGTGCGTGCCTTTTTCAAGGAATTTGGCATCCAGGGACAAAACTTTGCTCTTTCCCAAATTCCAGCCAACTTTTTGCCTCAGATCATGAGCAAGCTGTAATGTGCATCTCGATGCTTGCATAAAAAAGATTGTTCAAGCCGATAGATTGGTATCCTGTTTCGGTTGGCGATCGCGTCATATAGCAGGATTCCCCTTACTGAACCCAATGCCCTGTAAGGAAAGAATCTATGAACAATCCACACCATGTGCTTAGTCCGTTCCATCGAAAACTTCTGGAAAAAAGCCTGGAAACTGATCTCCGCGCAGAATATCGCCGTCGTATCGAAATTATGTTGATGGCAGACAACGGCTACTCCCAAACGAAGATTTGTGAAATGCTGGGATGCTCCCATGAAACGGCTCGCTACTGGATTGCTATGGCGCAGTCCGGGAATGCCCTGCGCTGGAGCGATCGCCCGATGGGTCGTCCCAAAACGGTCAATCAAGCATATCGATCTCGGCTGCAAGAATTAGTCAGCCAGAGTCCACGAGATGTCGGATATCCGTTTCGTCGCTGGTCTGCCCAATGGCTCGCCAAACATCTAGAAAAAGAAATGGGTATTAAGGTCAGCAGCCGCTATATCAATTACCTGCTCAAAGAAATGGGACTTTCCACCCGCTCAACCGCCCATCCTAATGACGCCTTAAAACTCTCTGAGGCGCAGGCAGTTGCCGGCTTTACCCAAGCAGAGGATTTGCCTGTATTGCTAGAAACAGGTTGAGTCCACGGCACTTGTCCACCAGCGATCGCCCTGAATCAACGTGTGAACCTGCCATGCTGGATCCGTTTCAGGGTAATCAGACCGATAGTGTCCGCCCCGGCTTTCTGTGCGAAAGTGAGCACTTCTCAGAATCAACTCTGCAATCTCCATTAAGTTGCGCAGTTCTCCCCAAGCTCGCACTTGCTTTGCCTCCTCGATAGAGGACAATTCCAAACTTTGTTGAGGAGCCAAATTTTGTAATTGCTGCGTTATCGAGAGGGCTGCAAACGTCTGGTGCCAGGTTGCCAACTGTGCGATCGCTGTTTCCAAACTGGACTGCTCCCGGCAAATTCCAGCATTTTGCCAGATTAAGCGTGGCACTTCTTCCCGCAAGGTTTGGATTAAGGTGTTAAGAGATGAGGAGAATAGAGAGGAGGAGCGTAAAGAGGATTGAGAACTCTGGTTTCTTGCTGTGCCTTTACCTTCGCCACCAACCCTATCGGCTTCATCTCTTACCATCAACTGGCCAAACTGTGCTCCAAATACTAAGCATTCCAACAAAGAATTGCTAGCAAGCCGATTTGCACCATGAACGCCTGTACTAGCTGTTTCACCGACAGCATATAGTCCTGAAATTGAAGTTTGATTACTCAAATTGGTGAGAATTCCACCCATCCAATAATGGGCGGCGGGTGCAACAGGGATTGGTTGAGTGAATACGTCAATGCCCCACTGCTGGCAGACCTGAATAATATTGGGAAAACGTTGCTGAATGCGCTCAGCCGGAATCGGACGTAGATCCAGCCAAACGGTTGCAGTTGTTGGATCGGGAGCTGTTTTGAGCAAGTGATTAAAAATAGCCCGACTAACCACATCTCGTGGAGCCAGTTCACCGGAGGGATGGTAATCGAAAACAAAGCGGTGTCCGTTTGCATCTACCAGATAAGCCCCTTCCCCGCGTACAGCTTCGCTGATCAAAAAGTGGGGAGTACCGGGTTTGGTCAGAGCAGTGGGATGGAATTGCACAAATTCCAGATCTCGTAGGACTGCACCTGCACGATGGGCGATCGCAACCCCGTCTCCAGTACTCAGCGCTGGATTGGTGGTTTGGGCAAAAACCTGTCCACCGCCACCAGTGGCTAAAATGACTGCCTTTGCTCGAAGCCAATGAATCTGGTTCGCGTACAGCATGCTAACCCCTATGCAGCGTTGCTCCTGGGCATCCAGCCATAGATCCAGGACGAACCCCTGAATGACTTGAATATTTTTGCGACTGAGGACGTGAGCTGCAAGCGTACTCACAACTGCTCGTCCAGTGGTGTCAGCGGCATGCAGTACACGTCGTCGAGAATGGGCGGCTTCCAGTGTCAGTGCCAGGACTCCATGATGCCGATCAAACCCCACACCCAGTTCAACTAGCGATCGAATACATTCGGGTGCGTGTTCCACCAAAAACTTGACGGCTTGATAGTCACATAAGCCTGCTCCAGCGTTGAGAGTGTCTTGAATGTGCAGATCTGGAGAATCTTGAGGATCGGTAACTGCTGCAATGCCTCCCTGTGCCCAATCGCTCGCTGAAAGGGATAAGGGTTCTTTGGTAATCAACGCGATCGCCAGATGATTGGGTAAACAGAGGCAAGTATAGAGTCCAGCTGCCCCTGCCCCTACAACTAGCACATCAATATCGGTTGGTAGGGCATCAAGGGTTGGTTCAGAACAACCAGAAATCAATCTTGTTCTCCTTTTGTGACTTGTTCACCCAAATTCCTCATTTTTTAGTTGCCAGGCTTACTCCCAAGTTTTTTCATGAGTTTGTAACATCCACAATTTGTAACATCCAAAATAAATATAAAAAATGCCCGACGCCCTACCTCAGGACTGCGAGCATTTTTCAACTAAGGTTGGTTTATTCTAGACAGATTTAGCGGTAGATGCCATTGTTAATGCGATCGTCCCCTTCCGTTAAAGCTGATTCAACTTCAGTGACGGTAAAGTTTCCCAGATTCTCGCGCAAGATCTCTTTCTGGCGCTCAGTTAAACCTGGAATGTTGAGTATATCTTCAACGCTTTCATAAGGCGCATTCTTAACCAGAATCCCTGCCAAGGTTGGATATAATCCTCGATACTCTCTGAATGCTCGAATATTAGTGTTATTTAAGTCGAGTTTTTGACCATATTCTGATCTCAATTTTGCGCTAACAGCATCGCGAATTTCTTCCTCAGTGGCTGCCAGCAGCTTAGGTGCAGAAGCTACATTCAACCAATGAAGTTGAGGCACGGACTGTCCTGCTGGAGTGCTCAGATTGGCTGCTGATACGCTCTGAGATCCTGACCAACCCAGAAAACTAAACATCAAACCCAGGGTTGCCAACAGGCAGAATAGTCGTTTCATAAAATCTATACCTCCCATACCAATCCCACGGAATTCACAGATGGCGTTTACAACGATTCCCAAGCAGGTGTGGCAAAGATTCACAAATCGTCGCGAATGAACACGAATTTACCAATACCCATGAGAATCGCTGTATTAGAGCCTATCATTTCCTGAACCCCATCTGGTGACACACTTCTTGAAGAAAATCGTTCCACCAGCGGCAAGAAAAGCCTGTCAAAGATCTTGAGTGAATGAGAAAACTATATGAAACTTTACAAAGTAATGGTTTTCTTCGGTTACTCCTTCCTTTTTAGGAAGGCATCTAGTTCCGTAAAGGAACAGGCATAGGCGAGTGCAGGAGAATCGTATCCTCTAAGGTTGACGCTGTATTGACCAAACACGGTTTCGTCCGCTCCCAATTCTGCCAGATATTGATAGGTGGTTTTACCAACAGCAACGTCTTTCCCAATCTGTTTGGTGGAGGTTTCTAGCCGGAAAGCAGCGTTGACAGTATCCCCCAGGGCTGTATAGTCTGGGCGATCGCCACTGCCTGTATTGCCCACCATAGCATAACCCGTATTAATGCCAGCGCCAATTCGCAGCGGAAAGGGTAGTGGATATAAGTTGTACAAATCGCTGGTCATTTTGTGCATAGCGCTGAGTGCTTTCATAATTTGCAGCATCTCATGATCGCTGACTTCTTGAGTGCCGTGAATCCACACGGCCATCACAGCGTCGCCAATATACTTATCTACCCAACTTCCGTGCTCGCGGATAATATCTCCCGCATGACGAAACCAGGTTCCGATCATTTCAGACAATACGTTTTCGTCGAGTTGTCGGGTTAGGACAGTGAAATTCCGAATATCGACTACTAGCACCGAAATCAAGCGTCGGATATGTAAAGTTGCGGTTGCGGTAAAGTCTCGCGCTTCTAGTTTTTCTGGGTCATCGTCATGGGGCTTGGGAGCAGGACAGTAAAATTCCAGTTCGGTTTGTCCGAAGGTGAGGCGATCGCCATTATTTAAAGTGACTGGAATGCTGACCCGGCGATCGTTCACAAACGAGCCATTCCGGCTGCCTAAATCAATCAGATAAAATTCGCCATTCTCCATAAACTGAAGCATGGCATGATTGCGCGAAATCCACCGATCTGGCAGCACGAAGTTATTGTCCTCGCTACGACCAATTGTCCAGCAATTGCTTCCGGTCAGCAGCAAGCGTCGATAGCCAGAATCAGTCCGAAGTAGGAGATGAGGGACAGGTTGGGTGGTCACCACAGACTGCAAGAAATGTAATTCTCCCTATGATGCATCCTGACATATCAATCAGGGTCTATGTAAGTGAATAGATCAAAATCTTGCTGTAAGATTTTCAATCCAATCCCTTCCAGGCTAACAAGTCTCTAATGATTTGCCTCGCTTCCACACCTCAAATATTGAGTGAAGTACTAAGCAGCATACGCCGCTAGCCAAAACAAACCATCCACCAAGATAGTGCTTAAAACTGCACCGCTGAACGCCCACCAGTGTAGTTTTCGAGAGCAAAGAGGCAACATCCCAACGACCAAAAGAAAACTTGCT is a window of Leptolyngbyaceae cyanobacterium JSC-12 DNA encoding:
- a CDS encoding L-aspartate oxidase (IMG reference gene:2510096465~PFAM: domain; FAD binding domain~TIGRFAM: L-aspartate oxidase), with translation MISGCSEPTLDALPTDIDVLVVGAGAAGLYTCLCLPNHLAIALITKEPLSLSASDWAQGGIAAVTDPQDSPDLHIQDTLNAGAGLCDYQAVKFLVEHAPECIRSLVELGVGFDRHHGVLALTLEAAHSRRRVLHAADTTGRAVVSTLAAHVLSRKNIQVIQGFVLDLWLDAQEQRCIGVSMLYANQIHWLRAKAVILATGGGGQVFAQTTNPALSTGDGVAIAHRAGAVLRDLEFVQFHPTALTKPGTPHFLISEAVRGEGAYLVDANGHRFVFDYHPSGELAPRDVVSRAIFNHLLKTAPDPTTATVWLDLRPIPAERIQQRFPNIIQVCQQWGIDVFTQPIPVAPAAHYWMGGILTNLSNQTSISGLYAVGETASTGVHGANRLASNSLLECLVFGAQFGQLMVRDEADRVGGEGKGTARNQSSQSSLRSSSLFSSSLNTLIQTLREEVPRLIWQNAGICREQSSLETAIAQLATWHQTFAALSITQQLQNLAPQQSLELSSIEEAKQVRAWGELRNLMEIAELILRSAHFRTESRGGHYRSDYPETDPAWQVHTLIQGDRWWTSAVDSTCF
- a CDS encoding family 3 adenylate cyclase (IMG reference gene:2510096467~PFAM: Adenylate and Guanylate cyclase catalytic domain; FHA domain), translating into MVTTQPVPHLLLRTDSGYRRLLLTGSNCWTIGRSEDNNFVLPDRWISRNHAMLQFMENGEFYLIDLGSRNGSFVNDRRVSIPVTLNNGDRLTFGQTELEFYCPAPKPHDDDPEKLEARDFTATATLHIRRLISVLVVDIRNFTVLTRQLDENVLSEMIGTWFRHAGDIIREHGSWVDKYIGDAVMAVWIHGTQEVSDHEMLQIMKALSAMHKMTSDLYNLYPLPFPLRIGAGINTGYAMVGNTGSGDRPDYTALGDTVNAAFRLETSTKQIGKDVAVGKTTYQYLAELGADETVFGQYSVNLRGYDSPALAYACSFTELDAFLKRKE
- a CDS encoding Photosystem II 12 kDa extrinsic protein (PsbU) (IMG reference gene:2510096466~PFAM: Photosystem II 12 kDa extrinsic protein (PsbU)) → MKRLFCLLATLGLMFSFLGWSGSQSVSAANLSTPAGQSVPQLHWLNVASAPKLLAATEEEIRDAVSAKLRSEYGQKLDLNNTNIRAFREYRGLYPTLAGILVKNAPYESVEDILNIPGLTERQKEILRENLGNFTVTEVESALTEGDDRINNGIYR
- a CDS encoding transposase (IMG reference gene:2510096464); the protein is MNNPHHVLSPFHRKLLEKSLETDLRAEYRRRIEIMLMADNGYSQTKICEMLGCSHETARYWIAMAQSGNALRWSDRPMGRPKTVNQAYRSRLQELVSQSPRDVGYPFRRWSAQWLAKHLEKEMGIKVSSRYINYLLKEMGLSTRSTAHPNDALKLSEAQAVAGFTQAEDLPVLLETG
- a CDS encoding hypothetical protein (IMG reference gene:2510096463), translating into MQLVDRPPIPIPVVMNAAAQPISGVNQRTYARLKTSLRLNLRRQIFLAVCDDLELRNYFVNKLQAELSPNFVSLNLNLADPNPMAQASQWLSQQWQGLDGQRSPSPGFQILGIEHLTRQPAPVQKRFLTHLQAIEYYMPTLECTLLLWVPRPWLVSIRQSAPTFWEWHTALFEFEGDPTPVRSSQSTRPVTNPTITRLQLAKIEPWAGSKISTAQSSDHPEENLAPSIEHPQAISSDIDSVEVEETALLLDSEPFPEAVWDILTQDLAQLNSIGLQERLEEEIGVTKQESEPKILSPVASLLKQHILAALEKDPKSEQHQFGLDTLHRIEQLQQQQVPPNALAAAYYALGRAYRECIEQGDTSDHTLAIAIAAHQQTLDLLERDEGLGADVANDLGNLYWMKSRNSVEADVQLHSLEQAIQAYQIALTKTNLQEHPKTRAMIQNNLGSAYGDLAQHREPAENLQKSVQAYEAALQYRSATEEPARYAATQNNLGTACWNLAQHRQPVVYLKQAIAAYEKALHYYTPDNEPLSYAMIQNNVGTAYWNLAHHIQPGKNQASATGASPEVLLRLAIAAYQNALVYRTLEAAPIAYAATQNNLGTAHWDLACLPNLSQKDRQEHLQSAITAYEAAISAVDILTIQSSQRPALTFDIFATYNNLGLAYYQLATDPKSNLAANERRSHLEAALKYHLKSLEGWDHLTDFQQTTLDFIVQTVRAFFKEFGIQGQNFALSQIPANFLPQIMSKL